A window of the Tripterygium wilfordii isolate XIE 37 chromosome 12, ASM1340144v1, whole genome shotgun sequence genome harbors these coding sequences:
- the LOC120011269 gene encoding E3 ubiquitin-protein ligase RGLG2-like has product MGGGSSKEKSWRQTSSIRSSSSSRDYSQAPYASQQFYPSSQDYASQQPYPSQQYYPSSQDYAPQQYPPPQDYGANKRRLERKYSKIADSYNSLEEVTEALACAGLESSNLIVGIDFTKSNEWTGAKSFNKRSLHHIGDFLNPYQEAISIIGKTLAAFDEDNLIPCYGFGDASTHDQDVFSFYPDDRFCHGFEEVLSRYQEIVPNLRLAGPTSFAPVIEMAMTIVEQSGGQYHVLLIIADGQVTRSVDTERGQLSPQEKKTVDAIVRASKLPLSIILVGVGDGPWDMMKEFDDNIPARDFDNFQFVNFTEIMSKNMSQLRKETEFALAALMEIPSQYKATIEHNILGRRKGDVPERVSLPPPVYGAASFSSLKPSHSTSFVKSSVPPYKGDRQPASSAPPAMASTYDSQVCPICLTNSKDMAFGCGHQTCCECAEDLETCPICRSEIQIRIKLY; this is encoded by the exons ATGGGTGGCGGAAGTTCAAAGGAAAAGAGTTGGAGGCAGACTTCATCAATTCGTTCAAGCTCATCTTCGCGGGATTATTCACAAGCACCATATGCATCGCAGCAGTTTTACCCGTCATCTCAAGACTATGCATCGCAGCAACCTTATCCATCGCAGCAGTATTATCCGTCATCTCAAGACTATGCGCCCCAGCAATATCCCCCACCTCAAGACTATGGTGCCAATAAAAGGAGGCTCGAGAGGAAGTATTCAAAGATTGCAGATAGTTACAACTCCTTAGAAGAG GTAACTGAGGCTCTTGCATGCGCTGGCCTAGAGTCTTCAAATCTAATTGTTGGAATTGATTTCACAAAGAGCAATGAGTGGACAGGTGCAAAGTCTTTCAATAAGCGAAGCTTGCATCACATTGGAGATTTTTTAAATCCCTATCAGGAAGCAATATCGATCATTGGGAAAACCTTGGCTGCTTTTGATGAGGATAACTTGATCCCCTGTTATGGGTTTGGAGATG CATCAACACATGATCAAGATGTCTTCAGTTTCTATCCAGATGATAGATTTTGTCACGGATTTGAGGAAGTCTTGAGTCGTTACCAGGAAATAGTGCCTAATCTACGACTTGCAG GGCCAACATCCTTTGCTCCTGTCATTGAAATGGCCATGACTATCGTTGAACAGAGTGGTGGTCAGTACCATGTACTATTGATTATTGCAGATGGACAG GTGACCAGGAGTGTAGATACCGAGCGTGGCCAGCTGAGTCCACAAGAGAAAAAGACTGTTGATGCCATTGTACGAGCAAG CAAGCTTCCTCTCTCAATTATATTAGTTGGGGTTGGAGATGGGCCCTGGGACATGATGAAGGAATTTGATGATAATATCCCTGCCCGAGACTTTGATAATTTCCAA TTTGTGAATTTTACGGAGATTATGTCTAAGAATATGAGCCAATTGCGGAAGGAGACTGAGTTTGCCCTTGCTGCTTTGATGGAAATTCCTTCACAATACAAGGCAACAATAGAGCACAATATCCTGGG TAGGCGGAAAGGAGATGTTCCTGAGAGGGTTTCCCTCCCTCCACCTGTATATGGCGCAGCATCTTTCAGCAGCTTGAAACCTTCTCATTCTACTAGTTTTGTTAAGTCTAGTGTGCCACCGTATAAAGGAGACAGGCAGCCTGCGAGCTCAGCTCCACCTGCTATGGCTTCAACTTATGATAGCCAG GTTTGCCCTATTTGCCTTACGAACTCCAAGGATATGGCCTTTGGTTGTGGGCATCAG ACGTGTTGTGAATGTGCAGAAGACCTCGAGACATGTCCGATCTGTCGAAGTGAAATACAGATTAGAATAAAACTTTACTAA
- the LOC120010541 gene encoding serine carboxypeptidase-like: MWEWSPVYKGKGGPFPSSQVHPSKQEAERLITSSKLSSQNDINSSIVPTPRLVEHKFKFPFLPASKVSIEDLHQYAGYYKLSHTEGSMMFYFFFESRNSVNDPLVIWLTGGPGASGSVALFYENGPFHITDELTLIQNEYSWNNMSNIIYVDQPIGTGFSYTTNDDDIRYHTIGVSNDLYDFLQEFLNAHPNMVSNEFFITGESYAGHYAPSLAARILRGNIEEEGTPINLKGFAVGNGLTNPGIQFLSLPNYAWQNKLITENDYHFIKEEVAPNCESSTKNCDMGIQGACHDAFYYCHDIFNMIMNVAGNINSYDIRIERHGTTNYDFSKLERFMNLQSVKNALGVNKQFIFQNNTIYQGMLEDYMKSFDVDIPALLENGIKVLIYAGDKDLICNWLGNLRWLHEMIWPGQRDFIEAPIADFKVDNEKAGVMKSHGSLIFIKVEKAGHMVPMDQPKIAFHMIKSWMQDEWE, translated from the exons ATGTGGGAGTGGAGTCCTGTTTATAAGGGGAAAGGAGGGCCTTtccctagtagccaag TCCATCCATCCAAACAAGAAGCTGAAAGACTAATAACATCATCCAAGTTATCATCTCAAAATGATATAAACTCTTCGATCGTTCCTACACCACGGCTCGTTGAGCATAAGTTCAAGTTTCCTTTTCTCCCTGCTTCAAAAGTTTCTATTGAAGATCTTCATCAATATGCTGGTTACTACAAACTTTCACATACTGAGGGTTCAAT GatgttttacttcttttttgaatCTCGGAATAGTGTGAACGATCCACTCGTGATATGGTTGACTGGAGGGCCAGGAGCTAGTGGCAGTGTTGCATTGTTTTATGAAAACGGACCTTTTCATATCACAGATGAGCTAACTCTCATACAGAATGAATATAGTTGGAACAAT AtgtcaaatattatatatgttgatcAGCCTATCGGAACAGGTTTCAGTTATACaactaatgatgatgatataagATACCATACAATTGGTGTGAGCAAcgatttgtatgattttttgcag GAATTCTTAAATGCGCATCCTAATATGGTTTCAAATGAATTCTTCATAACTGGAGAATCTTATGCTGGACATTATGCTCCTTCTCTCGCTGCTCGTATCCTCCGAGGAAATATTGAAGAAGAGGGAACTCCGATAAATCTCAAG GGATTTGCTGTTGGTAATGGACTTACAAATCCAGGAATCCAATTTCTATCACTGCCAAATTATGCATGGCAAAATAAGTTAATTACAGAAAATGATTATCACTTCATTAAAGAAGAAGTGGCCCCGAATTGTGAATCATCTACAAAAAATTGTG ACATGGGTATTCAAGGTGCTTGCCATGATGCGTTTTATTATTGTCATGACATATTCAACATGATCATGAACGTTGCAGGAAATATAAAT TCTTATGATATTAGAATAGAGCGACATGGGACAACAAATTATGACTTCTCAAAATTAGAGAGGTTTATGAATCTCCAATCAGTAAAAAATGCTCTTGGTGTGAATAAACaatttattttccaaaataACACTATATATCAAGGAATGTTGGAGGACTACATGAAGAGTTTTGATGTAGACATTCCTGCTTTATTGGAGAATGGAATCAAGGTCCTTATCTATGCAGGAGATAAAGATCTTATATGTAATTGGCTTG GAAATTTAAGGTGGCTCCATGAAATGATTTGGCCTGGCCAAAGGGACTTTATAGAAGCTCCAATTGCTGATTTTAAAGTTGATAATGAAAAGGCAGGAGTGATGAAGAGTCATGGATCTCTCATTTTCATCAAG GTTGAAAAGGCTGGTCATATGGTTCCAATGGATCAACCAAAAATTGCTTTTCATATGATAAAAAGTTGGATGCAAGACGAGTGGGAATGA
- the LOC120011576 gene encoding pentatricopeptide repeat-containing protein At4g35850, mitochondrial has translation MKLLQFIHGPQNRYLLRAIGRRYFAAAAATEEYAKRNYASDVNGYYAAIGSLTNLRRNFLLRDAYDDMVLDGVQPTRDIFHSLIVGTMKGARLQDAFFFRDEMKAMGLVPDVFMYNLLISTCGKCKNSDQAIRILEEMKMCEVTPNGQTYVCLLNACAAAGRLDRVYAIVRDMTAAGAGLNKFCYAGLITAHVNKTHTTDDTASKILEFVERSKGWSSVEASSDSAENVMMGVYEEELYNTPTAEYAHRRNGFLIRELTVYHAAFHACAELRNVEAVKTLLDMLQKDGKSPDVFILMQTMRCYLRCGDLDRALKIFDDYMSSGKPPMIELFVTLAEGAMIGHTPRGMQVACEILVNMNSRNFNLRPKMGSDLLLLASQDKTGGFTTANYIWDLMQGQRMVPMLPAVEAYYNGLKERAIPEDDPRLLHVSRTYDSLRLRRP, from the exons ATGAAGCTCCTTCAATTCATTCATG GACCTCAAAATCGTTACCTCCTGCGAGCGATTGGCCGCCGATACTTCGCTGCTGCTGCCGCCACGGAAGAGTACGCCAAGCGCAACTACGCCAGCGATGTCAATGGTTACTATGCTGCCATTGGTTCTCTAACCAATCTACGCAG GAATTTTCTATTGAGGGATGCCTACGATGATATGGTGTTGGATGGGGTGCAGCCAACGCGAGACATTTTCCATTCTCTGATCGTGGGTACCATGAAAGGTGCTCGCTTGCAGGATGCTTTTTTCTTCCGAGATGAAATGAAGGCGATGGGTTTGGTCCCTGat GTTTTCATGTACAACCTTTTGATCTCAACTTGTGGCAAATGCAAGAATTCTGACCAGGCAATTCGG ATCTTGGAAGAAATGAAGATGTGTGAAGTGACACCAAATGGGCAAACTTATGTCTGTCTACTTAATGCTTGTGCAGCCGCTGGTCGATTAGATCGAGT GTATGCAATTGTACGTGATATGACTGCAGCTGGAGCTGGTTTGAACAAGTTCTGCTATGCTGGGCTTATAACTGCTCATGTTAACAAGACACACACAACGGATGATACAGCTTCTAAA ATTCTTGAGTTTGTTGAGCGGTCAAAGGGATGGTCATCAGTTGAAGCTTCTAGTGACAGTGCTGAAAATGTGATGATGGGTGTTTATGAAGAAGAATTATACAATACACCAACTGCTGAGTATGCTCATCGGCGTAATGGATTTTTGATTAGGGAATTGACTGTTTATCATGCTGCATTTCATGCTTGTGCCGAACTCAGGAATGTGGAG GCTGTGAAAACTCTTCTCGATATGCTTCAGAAGGATGGAAAATCTCCTGATGTCTTCATTCTTATGCAAACTATGAG ATGCTATCTACGATGTGGAGACCTTGATCGTGctcttaaaatatttgatgacTACATGAGCTCGGGCAAGCCTCCTATGATAGAACTTTTTGTG ACACTTGCAGAGGGTGCGATGATTGGACATACTCCAAGGGGAATGCAAGTTGCTTGTGAAATATTG GTGAATATGAACTCCAGGAACTTTAACTTGCGTCCAAAAATGGGAAGTGATCTCCTCCTCCTAGCTTCACAGGACAAG ACTGGTGGATTTACCACTGCCAATTATATATGGGACCTGATGCAAGGGCAGAGAATGGTACCTATGCTTCCTGCAGTAGAAGCATATTACAATGGTTTAAAA GAACGCGCGATACCTGAAGATGATCCAAGGTTGTTACATGTCTCTCGTACTTATGACAGCTTGCGCTTAAGACGGCCTTAG